Proteins co-encoded in one Leptolyngbya boryana PCC 6306 genomic window:
- a CDS encoding ArsR/SmtB family transcription factor produces the protein MSKSNSPKKPRSQKIDAPTCETHLVHLENVRQVQQAVLSILQAQRMAEFFTVLADPNRLRILSALALQELCVCDLAVVVKMGESAVSHQLRALRATRLVNYRREGRNIYYRLADHHVVNLYREVVEHLDEPEA, from the coding sequence ATGAGCAAGTCTAACTCTCCTAAAAAGCCACGTTCTCAAAAGATTGATGCGCCAACCTGTGAAACTCATTTAGTGCATTTAGAGAATGTACGTCAGGTACAACAAGCTGTATTGTCTATTTTGCAGGCACAGCGAATGGCAGAATTCTTTACCGTGTTGGCAGACCCAAATCGCCTCCGAATTTTGTCAGCCTTGGCTTTACAGGAACTCTGTGTATGCGATTTGGCAGTGGTTGTAAAGATGGGGGAATCGGCTGTGTCGCATCAGCTTAGAGCGCTTAGAGCGACGCGGCTGGTGAATTACCGTCGGGAAGGGCGAAACATCTATTATCGTTTGGCAGATCATCATGTGGTGAATTTATACCGGGAAGTGGTAGAGCATTTAGATGAGCCAGAAGCCTAA
- a CDS encoding YidH family protein yields MTGRSHFDQCQQDDAIPTGIFLARTSRALTANSELIGFGFALARFGLFLTQLNLSLT; encoded by the coding sequence ATGACAGGTCGTTCACATTTCGATCAATGCCAGCAAGATGACGCGATACCCACAGGAATTTTTTTAGCAAGAACTTCACGGGCGCTGACTGCAAACAGCGAACTGATCGGCTTTGGGTTTGCGCTGGCTCGATTTGGTCTCTTTCTGACTCAACTGAACCTGAGTTTGACTTGA
- a CDS encoding YidH family protein, whose product MVLGIVTIALAAWRYNQVFWKIEHGHYLRIDRWSAHDRGSNSAERIKYSTVCVARSRTDANSSSSKAVKPPNVANLEQKQSSVERHIEWLNEQLQELEAEIEQQVQQSHKWRQHQKLLLSVPGVGRVMANCVGTRQSQESGVGGLYAKIVDNSECDAESGQGLESPAGRHKRPKNCTSGLTFKIIAKSPICGTLKLGELSIGGAFSLNSEAQPNQFSI is encoded by the coding sequence GTGGTTTTGGGAATTGTGACGATCGCGCTTGCAGCTTGGCGATATAACCAAGTCTTCTGGAAAATTGAGCACGGGCATTATCTCCGGATCGATCGTTGGTCTGCTCATGATCGCGGCAGTAATTCTGCTGAGAGAATTAAGTATTCCACTGTTTGTGTGGCGCGATCAAGAACCGACGCAAACTCCAGCTCCTCAAAAGCAGTTAAACCACCAAACGTTGCAAACCTTGAGCAAAAACAATCCAGTGTGGAGCGGCACATTGAATGGCTCAACGAGCAACTGCAAGAGTTAGAGGCAGAGATTGAACAGCAAGTGCAGCAATCGCACAAGTGGCGGCAGCACCAGAAACTGCTGTTGAGCGTTCCCGGAGTCGGGCGCGTCATGGCAAACTGTGTTGGCACGCGGCAAAGCCAAGAAAGTGGTGTTGGTGGTTTGTATGCGAAAATTGTTGATAATTCTGAATGCGATGCTGAAAGTGGGCAGGGCTTAGAATCCCCAGCAGGTAGGCACAAGCGCCCAAAAAACTGCACCAGTGGCTTGACATTCAAGATAATCGCTAAATCCCCCATCTGCGGGACTTTGAAACTGGGAGAGCTTTCAATTGGAGGAGCTTTCTCACTCAACTCAGAGGCGCAACCCAATCAATTTTCGATATGA